Proteins from one Juglans microcarpa x Juglans regia isolate MS1-56 chromosome 1S, Jm3101_v1.0, whole genome shotgun sequence genomic window:
- the LOC121244673 gene encoding alanine aminotransferase 2, mitochondrial, producing MAPPVTLDTINPKVLKCEYAVRGEIVTLAQRLQQELQSNPGSHSFDEILYCNIGNPQSLGQQPITFFREVLALCDHPAILDRSETQGLFSVDAVQRARQILDQIPGRATGAYSHSQGIKGLRDTIAAGIQARDGFPADPNDIFLTDGASPAVHMMMQLLIRSEEDGIFCPIPQYPLYSASIALHGGTLVPYYLDEETGWGLEISELKKQLEAAKSKGIAVRALVVINPGNPTGQVLAEENQRDIVKFCKKEGLVLLADEVYQENVYVPEKTFHSFKKISRSMGYGEEDLCLVSFQSVSKGYYGECGKRGGYMEVTGFNADIREQIYKMASVNLCSNISGQILASLVMSPPKVGDKSYKSYCAEKEGILASLARRAKALENAINNLEGVSCNKAEGAMYLFPRIYLPQKAIQAAEDANIAPDAFYCRRLLNATGIVVVPGSGFGQVTGTWHFRCTILPQEDKIPAVISRLTDFHKGFMHEFRD from the exons ATGGCTCCCCCCGTCACTCTCGATACCATCAATCCCAAG GTTCTCAAATGTGAGTATGCTGTCCGTGGTGAGATTGTCACCCTTGCCCAG AGACTACAACAAGAGTTACAGAGTAACCCAGGTTCTCATTCCTTTGATGAG ATACTTTATTGCAACATAGGAAATCCTCAATCTCTTGGTCAGCAGCCCATTACATTTTTCAGAGAG GTTCTTGCCTTGTGCGACCACCCTGCTATTTTGGACCGGAGTGAAACACAGGGTCTGTTCAG TGTGGATGCTGTACAGCGAGCTAGGCAGATTCTGGATCAAATACCAGGAAGAGCAACTGGTGCTTATAGTCACAGTCAG GGTATCAAGGGATTACGTGATACAATTGCTGCTGGTATTCAAGCTCGTGATGGTTTTCCTGCGGATCCAAATGACATATTCTTGACAGATGGTGCAAGCCCAGCA GTTCATATGATGATGCAATTACTAATAAGATCAGAAGAGGATGGAATTTTCTGTCCCATTCCTCAGTACCCGTTGTACTCTGCTTCAATTGCTCTCCATGGTGGCACACTG GTTCCTTACTATCTTGATGAAGAAACAGGATGGGGACTGGAAATTTCTGAGCTTAAGAAACAATTGGAGGCTGCCAAGTCCAAGGGCATTGCAGTTAGGGCCTTGGTTGTTATAAATCCAGGCAATCCAACGGGGCAG GTGCTTGCTGAGGAGAACCAGAGGGACATTGTGAAGTTCTGCAAGAAAGAAGGCCTTGTTCTACTGGCGGACGAG GTTTATCAGGAAAATGTTTATGTTCCTGAGAAAACATTCCACTCGTTCAAGAAGATTTCTCGTTCTATGGGGTATGGGGAGGAGGACCTCTGCCTGGTATCTTTTCAGTCGGTCTCTAAAG GCTACTATGGGGAGTGCGGGAAAAGAGGAGGTTACATGGAGGTCACTGGATTCAACGCTGATATAAGGGAACAAATATACAAAATGGCATCTGTCAATCTTTGTTCTAACATCTCTGGTCAAATTCTTGCAAGCCTTGTTATGAGCCCACCCAAG GTTGGTGACAAGTCGTACAAATCATACTGTGCAGAGAAAGAAGGAATTCTAGCATCATTGGCAAGGCGTGCAAAG GCACTAGAAAATGCAATTAACAATTTAGAGGGAGTATCATGCAACAAAGCAGAAGGGGCAATGTATCTCTTTCCCCGTATTTACCTGCCCCAAAAGGCTATTCAAGCAGCAGAGGATGCAAATATCGCCCCGGATGCATTCTATTGTCGTCGCCTCCTTAATGCAACAGGAATTGTTGTTGTTCCTGGTTCTGGCTTTGGACAG GTAACTGGCACCTGGCATTTTAGGTGCACAATACTCCCTCAAGAGGATAAGATTCCTGCTGTTATCTCCCGTCTGACAGACTTCCATAAGGGATTCATGCATGAGTTTCGTGACTGA